The following proteins are co-located in the Komagataeibacter sp. FNDCF1 genome:
- a CDS encoding IS3 family transposase (programmed frameshift) encodes MKSDRFTDAQIMGVIRQAEGGVSVPDLCREHGISNATFYRWRAKYGGMDASMISQMKALEEENRRLKRMYADLSMQTDILKEALGKKLKRPAQRRELAAQAVAHHGVSIALACRIFGISETCFRYRPRLAAENDRIADLLVGLTQAHRRWGFGLCFLYLRNVQGQLWNHKRVYRIYRELELNLRIKPRRRLVREKPEKLSVPALPNTVWSMDFMADRLLDGRAFRLLNILDDFNREGLAIEVDFSLPACRVVRYLEQVMEWRGRPEAIRMDNGPEYVSHTLVSWAEKQGITLIYTQPGNPQQNAYIERYNRTVRQEWLEQYLFESIQDVQEVATQWLWTYNHDRPNMGNSGLTPAQKLKTAA; translated from the exons ATGAAGAGTGATCGCTTTACTGACGCACAGATCATGGGTGTGATCCGCCAGGCTGAGGGCGGTGTTTCGGTTCCTGACCTGTGCCGGGAGCATGGGATCAGCAACGCCACGTTTTACCGGTGGCGCGCGAAATATGGCGGCATGGATGCTTCGATGATCAGTCAGATGAAGGCTCTGGAAGAGGAGAACCGTCGGCTGAAGCGCATGTATGCGGATTTGAGCATGCAGACGGATATCCTGAAGGAAGCCCTTGGAAAAAAAT TGAAGCGGCCAGCCCAGCGCCGGGAACTGGCCGCACAGGCTGTGGCGCATCATGGGGTCAGCATTGCGCTGGCCTGTCGGATTTTTGGGATATCCGAGACCTGCTTTCGCTATCGTCCGCGACTGGCAGCGGAGAACGACAGGATTGCCGATCTTCTTGTGGGACTGACCCAGGCTCACAGGAGATGGGGATTTGGTCTGTGTTTCCTGTATCTGCGCAATGTGCAGGGACAGCTCTGGAATCATAAGCGGGTTTATCGGATCTATCGGGAACTGGAACTCAACCTGCGGATTAAACCCCGCAGGCGTCTGGTTCGCGAAAAGCCAGAAAAGCTGTCGGTTCCAGCCCTTCCCAACACGGTCTGGTCTATGGACTTCATGGCGGACAGACTTTTGGATGGACGTGCTTTTCGGCTCCTGAACATTCTGGATGACTTCAATCGTGAAGGACTGGCGATTGAGGTTGATTTTTCCCTGCCAGCCTGTCGGGTTGTCCGCTATCTGGAACAGGTTATGGAGTGGCGTGGCAGACCAGAAGCTATCCGAATGGATAATGGCCCTGAATATGTCAGTCATACGTTGGTTTCATGGGCCGAAAAACAGGGGATTACCCTGATCTATACGCAACCGGGTAATCCGCAGCAGAACGCCTATATTGAACGCTACAACAGAACTGTCCGGCAGGAATGGCTGGAGCAGTATTTGTTTGAAAGCATTCAGGACGTGCAGGAGGTCGCAACACAATGGCTCTGGACATATAACCATGACAGACCCAACATGGGGAACAGCGGGCTAACCCCCGCCCAGAAACTAAAAACAGCTGCCTGA
- a CDS encoding LysR substrate-binding domain-containing protein, translated as MIAVRIGPDMRMAVVASPKYFKQHPLPQSPHDLMEHNCINVRLPTYGGIFPWDLEKDGQDVNVRVEGQLVFNNLALRVKSALDGLGIAYLPEDTVLPYIKSKRLVRVLEDWCPTFPGYHLYYPSRKHAPALSLLVEKLRYSSG; from the coding sequence ATGATCGCGGTGCGGATTGGCCCGGATATGCGGATGGCTGTTGTTGCATCCCCAAAATACTTCAAGCAACACCCTTTGCCACAATCACCTCACGACCTGATGGAGCATAATTGCATTAATGTCCGGCTGCCGACTTACGGGGGTATTTTTCCGTGGGATCTGGAAAAGGACGGGCAGGACGTGAATGTGCGGGTTGAAGGCCAACTTGTATTCAACAATCTGGCCCTGCGGGTGAAATCCGCGCTTGATGGGCTGGGGATTGCCTATCTTCCTGAGGACACAGTGCTGCCGTATATCAAGTCAAAGAGGTTGGTGCGAGTTCTGGAAGACTGGTGCCCAACGTTTCCAGGCTATCACTTGTATTATCCGAGCCGGAAGCATGCACCAGCTTTATCTCTTCTGGTCGAGAAGCTCCGCTATTCTTCCGGCTAA
- a CDS encoding LLM class flavin-dependent oxidoreductase: protein MQATPDPNPSSEVSWFSALCDDDYEFLGVPDAALQSSWEHCRNIVLGAEKGGFDRILLPSGYSLGLDTIAFAGGMAPILRRLKLLTAIRCGEVWPPQQARQIATLDQMAEGRLDINIISSDLPGETLESAPRYRRTLEYMHILRALLNGQSVNADGEFYKFSVAPPRLQGYGGKSPLFYFGGLSDAARETAAAAADVYLMWPDTLEGVRNVVTDMRARAARHGRKLKFGYRVHIIVRDTEAEARTAATRLVSHLDTSTGASIRNRSLDAITAGVLRQGELRDRADSEGYVEDILWTGVGRARSGCGAALVGTPDQILAKLRVYQDLGMEAFILSGYPHQSECDLFARHVLPHLNHAPLSRFD from the coding sequence ATGCAGGCCACCCCGGACCCAAACCCATCGAGTGAAGTGAGTTGGTTTTCCGCCCTGTGTGATGATGACTACGAGTTTCTCGGCGTTCCAGACGCAGCACTCCAATCCTCATGGGAGCATTGCCGAAATATCGTGCTCGGCGCTGAGAAAGGAGGCTTTGACCGCATCCTGCTTCCGTCTGGATATAGTCTTGGATTGGACACGATCGCTTTCGCCGGTGGCATGGCCCCCATACTGCGACGCCTGAAACTTCTGACAGCCATTCGCTGCGGAGAAGTTTGGCCGCCTCAGCAAGCAAGACAAATCGCCACTCTCGACCAGATGGCTGAAGGTCGGCTTGACATCAATATCATCTCGTCTGATCTGCCTGGAGAAACGCTGGAAAGTGCGCCACGCTACAGACGTACGCTCGAATACATGCACATTCTACGAGCGCTCTTGAACGGTCAGTCCGTCAACGCTGACGGAGAGTTCTACAAATTCTCGGTCGCTCCGCCTCGCCTGCAAGGCTATGGCGGGAAGTCACCTCTGTTCTATTTTGGCGGCCTCTCCGATGCGGCGCGTGAGACAGCGGCGGCAGCAGCGGATGTGTATCTGATGTGGCCTGATACACTAGAAGGGGTTCGAAACGTTGTCACTGACATGCGCGCCCGTGCGGCACGGCACGGGCGTAAGCTGAAATTCGGCTACCGTGTCCATATCATCGTCCGGGATACCGAAGCCGAAGCCCGCACAGCAGCGACCCGACTTGTTTCCCACCTGGATACTTCTACCGGAGCCAGCATCCGAAACCGCTCGTTGGATGCCATCACTGCTGGCGTTCTCCGTCAAGGCGAGCTTCGGGATCGTGCCGATAGCGAAGGTTATGTGGAAGACATTCTATGGACAGGCGTTGGCCGAGCACGCTCCGGGTGTGGCGCAGCCCTGGTAGGCACCCCTGACCAGATTCTTGCCAAGCTACGCGTCTATCAGGATCTAGGGATGGAAGCCTTCATTCTGTCAGGATACCCACATCAGAGTGAATGCGACCTCTTCGCCAGGCACGTCTTGCCACATCTAAACCATGCTCCATTATCCCGGTTCGACTGA
- a CDS encoding RES family NAD+ phosphorylase — MSSASLPPSNFDQADLVVTTVPAGTRYGRVLLRRFSDTLGFGKNESRFSDPRDLPPPERFGVLYVGSTLKVCFVEAILRDSRDGVIGELLLAEQEITDRDYAEIVVVTDLRVVDLRSDNPLRMGIPSDVVGGSDQRPARQWSLALHNHPAKPDGILYPSRLNEEINLAIFERAIPKLSEAARMNLNGIFALEDILDLFQVAIRE; from the coding sequence ATGTCGTCCGCAAGCCTACCCCCCAGCAACTTCGACCAAGCTGACCTCGTTGTGACAACAGTACCAGCCGGTACCCGTTATGGGCGCGTCCTGTTGCGGCGGTTTTCGGACACTCTGGGTTTCGGCAAGAACGAGAGCCGGTTCAGCGATCCTAGGGATCTGCCACCACCTGAGCGGTTTGGGGTTCTTTATGTCGGCAGCACCCTGAAGGTTTGTTTCGTGGAAGCCATCCTGCGCGACAGTCGTGATGGCGTAATCGGAGAGCTTCTGCTCGCCGAGCAGGAAATCACCGACCGTGATTATGCGGAGATCGTGGTGGTCACTGATTTGCGGGTTGTCGATCTGCGGAGCGACAATCCCTTAAGGATGGGCATTCCCAGTGATGTAGTCGGCGGATCGGACCAGCGTCCCGCGCGCCAATGGTCACTCGCACTCCATAACCATCCTGCCAAACCTGACGGTATTCTCTATCCCTCCCGATTGAACGAGGAAATCAATCTGGCAATCTTCGAACGTGCCATTCCAAAACTATCGGAAGCTGCCAGGATGAATCTTAATGGAATCTTCGCACTCGAAGATATTCTCGATCTCTTTCAGGTGGCCATCAGAGAGTGA
- a CDS encoding Gfo/Idh/MocA family protein produces the protein MRFILVGTGLMAQEHIRNLALVPGARVVALVDPEPCSITWARESLRNSFGEKAADIPAYADVPSMLATTEADAVIVASPNYTHHDVILPLLETDLHILCEKPLCTTIPDATDIVARTKGRKGIFWVGMEYRFMPPVSRFISDVHEGKTGILRRLALHEHRFPFLRKVGDWNRFNHNTGGTMVEKCCHFFDLMTCIVQASPVRVFCSGAADVNHLDENYDGQVPDIIDNSYTIVDFDNGVRAMLDLCMFAEGAEEQEQLVAIGDRAKLEVGIPSGIKILSPRVPVGEPKAVTREVIEVREDVLAAGHHHGATYYQLLAFLEAAAGRAPVQVTAEDGLLAVKIGTAAEISAREKRVVRLSELEG, from the coding sequence ATGCGCTTCATCCTCGTTGGTACCGGGCTCATGGCTCAGGAACATATCCGTAATCTGGCCCTTGTACCCGGAGCGCGCGTCGTTGCGCTTGTTGACCCTGAACCGTGTTCCATCACATGGGCCAGAGAAAGCCTGCGGAACAGTTTTGGTGAAAAAGCAGCTGATATTCCGGCTTATGCTGATGTACCGTCCATGCTGGCAACGACTGAAGCTGACGCGGTGATTGTGGCGTCCCCGAATTATACGCATCACGACGTAATTTTACCACTGCTTGAGACAGATCTCCATATTCTGTGTGAGAAACCACTCTGCACAACCATCCCCGATGCGACAGATATCGTGGCGCGGACAAAAGGTCGCAAAGGGATTTTCTGGGTTGGTATGGAGTATCGGTTCATGCCTCCCGTCTCACGGTTCATTTCGGATGTCCATGAGGGAAAAACCGGCATCTTGCGTCGGTTGGCGCTGCATGAGCATCGTTTCCCGTTTCTGAGGAAAGTGGGCGACTGGAATCGCTTCAACCATAACACAGGCGGGACAATGGTTGAGAAATGCTGTCATTTCTTTGACCTGATGACGTGCATTGTTCAAGCCAGCCCTGTCAGGGTTTTTTGTTCCGGGGCTGCGGACGTCAATCATCTGGACGAAAACTATGACGGGCAGGTGCCTGACATTATCGACAATAGTTATACGATCGTCGATTTCGATAACGGCGTGCGAGCCATGCTGGATTTGTGCATGTTTGCAGAAGGAGCCGAGGAGCAGGAGCAACTTGTTGCAATTGGTGATCGGGCAAAACTGGAAGTCGGTATCCCTTCCGGCATCAAGATTTTGTCACCGCGCGTTCCTGTCGGTGAGCCGAAAGCCGTCACGCGTGAGGTGATTGAAGTGCGCGAGGATGTGTTGGCCGCGGGCCACCACCATGGTGCTACCTACTATCAGCTACTTGCCTTTCTGGAGGCCGCCGCAGGACGTGCGCCAGTTCAGGTAACTGCTGAGGATGGTCTTCTGGCTGTAAAGATTGGCACTGCGGCTGAGATCAGTGCTCGGGAAAAGAGGGTGGTCAGGTTGTCGGAACTGGAAGGTTAA
- a CDS encoding MFS transporter: MNIRLSSAEKADKKTETATLKRQSILMPSLLFMIGIIAYADRQIIALLKPELDRTFGWTATDYASISSWSQAAIAISLLTSGWLVDRLGLKKTLGAGLTGWSIATILHAAVRTIPGFVAVRVALGFFEGVGTPASMKAIRTTFARDAQGRIIGLLNAAPNLAAMATPLMVAFLFPLVGWRGTIVTVGASGLVCAVLWFRFALPGQFETTTAPDHDTAHSGLPVWRSVTGFALGKLLTDPVWWFLLFWLPDLLHRRFELGPSSMGFPLAIAYGMAGIGSILGGYAPFLLMRAGLTHETSRRVIMALAALCVLPLPLLLTTSSLTFGVIICGLTLAAHQAFATNLFGFITEWAPARITGRATGVGAFAGNISGALMLHLVGRFAAPSHSLLPVFSYCAVAYILGWLSLALFAPVRQLLSKPKTSELNLPVPTT; encoded by the coding sequence ATGAATATACGGCTCTCCAGTGCAGAAAAGGCCGATAAAAAGACGGAAACAGCCACCTTGAAAAGACAGTCCATTCTGATGCCGTCTCTCCTGTTCATGATCGGTATCATCGCCTACGCAGATCGCCAGATCATTGCTTTGCTCAAGCCGGAACTCGATCGCACTTTCGGCTGGACAGCCACCGACTACGCGTCAATCTCTTCCTGGTCTCAGGCCGCAATTGCGATCAGTCTTCTGACCAGCGGCTGGCTTGTCGATCGCCTGGGGTTAAAAAAGACCCTTGGTGCAGGGCTGACAGGGTGGAGCATCGCCACCATCCTCCACGCTGCCGTCCGGACCATACCCGGCTTTGTGGCTGTTCGGGTGGCCTTGGGGTTCTTCGAAGGTGTCGGAACCCCCGCCAGCATGAAAGCTATCAGAACTACGTTCGCTCGCGATGCTCAGGGCCGCATCATCGGCCTGCTCAACGCAGCACCCAACCTCGCAGCAATGGCGACCCCACTGATGGTGGCCTTTCTGTTTCCCCTGGTAGGATGGCGGGGCACCATTGTCACAGTTGGCGCGTCAGGTCTGGTCTGTGCTGTTTTGTGGTTCCGTTTTGCCCTGCCAGGACAATTCGAAACGACCACTGCGCCAGACCATGATACAGCGCACTCCGGACTGCCCGTCTGGCGTTCTGTCACAGGCTTCGCTTTGGGAAAATTACTGACCGACCCGGTCTGGTGGTTTCTGCTGTTCTGGTTGCCAGACCTGCTCCACCGACGCTTTGAACTAGGTCCGTCGTCCATGGGCTTTCCGCTGGCCATCGCATATGGAATGGCCGGCATAGGCTCCATTCTCGGCGGTTACGCACCTTTTTTGCTGATGCGCGCCGGACTGACACACGAAACATCCCGACGAGTCATCATGGCTCTTGCAGCACTCTGCGTGCTGCCACTTCCTCTCCTTCTAACGACATCAAGCCTCACTTTCGGTGTTATCATATGCGGGCTAACACTTGCCGCACATCAGGCGTTCGCCACCAACCTGTTCGGCTTCATTACGGAGTGGGCGCCTGCCCGCATCACAGGTCGCGCAACCGGAGTTGGAGCTTTCGCCGGAAACATCAGCGGGGCGCTTATGCTTCATCTTGTGGGACGTTTCGCTGCCCCAAGCCATTCATTGCTTCCGGTTTTCAGTTATTGCGCAGTTGCCTACATTCTAGGGTGGTTGTCTCTGGCCCTCTTTGCTCCAGTCCGGCAGTTGTTATCCAAACCAAAAACTTCGGAACTTAACCTTCCAGTTCCGACAACCTGA
- the mgrA gene encoding L-glyceraldehyde 3-phosphate reductase has translation MTWTPDPSRYETATFRRCGRSGLDLPPISLGLWHNFGGVDVFETGRAVIRRAFDRGVTHFDLANNYGPPYGSAEENFGTILKKDFAAHRDEMIISSKAGWDMWPGPYGNGGSRKYLLASLDQSLQRMELDYVDIFYSHRPTPDVPLEETMGALVQMHRQGKALYVGISSYGPERTKQAAAILKSEGVPLLIHQPSYSMLNRWVEVELLDTLEKLGVGCIAFSPLAQGLLTNKYLNGTPENSRAAVGDSFAKTMLSEENIAHVRSLNNIAQKRGQSLAQMAIAWILRDARVTSALIGARNVQQLDDSLDALKNLSFSSEELKLIDQYAREGHIDLWRNLSE, from the coding sequence ATGACCTGGACACCAGATCCCTCCCGTTATGAAACAGCGACCTTCCGTCGCTGTGGCCGATCTGGCCTTGACCTGCCGCCCATTTCCCTTGGTCTTTGGCACAACTTTGGGGGTGTCGACGTATTTGAGACGGGGCGCGCCGTGATCAGGCGCGCTTTTGATCGCGGCGTTACTCACTTCGATCTGGCCAACAACTATGGACCGCCGTATGGCTCTGCCGAGGAGAATTTTGGCACGATCCTGAAAAAGGATTTTGCGGCTCACCGTGATGAAATGATCATTTCATCAAAAGCTGGGTGGGATATGTGGCCCGGTCCTTACGGAAATGGTGGATCACGCAAATACCTGCTGGCTTCGCTCGACCAAAGCCTTCAAAGAATGGAGCTTGATTACGTCGATATTTTCTACTCGCATCGCCCGACACCGGATGTGCCGCTGGAAGAAACGATGGGGGCTCTGGTGCAGATGCATCGGCAGGGTAAGGCGCTCTATGTCGGTATTTCGTCCTATGGACCGGAGCGAACAAAACAGGCAGCGGCCATTCTGAAATCTGAAGGTGTGCCGCTACTCATTCACCAACCATCTTATTCCATGCTCAACCGCTGGGTTGAAGTCGAGCTCCTTGATACACTTGAGAAACTTGGTGTGGGTTGTATCGCCTTTTCTCCTTTGGCGCAGGGACTTTTGACGAATAAGTACCTCAATGGCACCCCCGAGAATTCACGCGCAGCGGTAGGCGATTCTTTTGCCAAGACAATGCTCTCGGAAGAAAATATCGCGCACGTCCGTTCTTTGAATAATATCGCCCAAAAACGCGGGCAGTCTCTCGCGCAAATGGCCATTGCCTGGATTCTGCGTGACGCCCGAGTGACATCGGCACTCATTGGTGCGCGTAATGTCCAGCAATTGGACGACTCACTGGATGCCCTAAAAAATCTGTCCTTTAGCTCCGAAGAGCTAAAGCTGATCGACCAATATGCCCGCGAAGGGCATATCGACCTATGGCGCAATCTTTCTGAATGA
- a CDS encoding ScpA family protein — MLPDEEDWGDPPRRRPRPAVPEFHVEGFDGPLDLLLDLAERQRLDLGVLSIADLAAQFVAEAERLACTTPLMQRADWVIWIARLVFLRSRLLFATQAEKQLAENEARRTVGQIEGLLQMRAAADWLEAKPQLGVSVFTRGGTDVDRSDSVRQGTYFSLMEACLSVLERELAQIEFSVPIYRIDVPAYWRVTDALAFIRAKMRNGAFRSIWDCVPATPFAEPEGLIARRAAVAATFVAGLELVRQGDASIDTVVFPMA, encoded by the coding sequence ATGCTGCCTGACGAGGAAGACTGGGGTGATCCGCCGCGCCGGCGGCCGCGCCCGGCGGTGCCCGAGTTCCATGTCGAGGGGTTTGACGGGCCGCTGGACCTGCTGCTGGATCTGGCGGAACGCCAGCGTCTGGATCTGGGCGTGCTGTCCATTGCAGATCTGGCGGCCCAGTTTGTCGCTGAGGCGGAGCGGTTGGCCTGCACGACGCCGCTCATGCAGCGTGCGGACTGGGTGATCTGGATCGCCCGGCTGGTCTTCCTGCGCTCGCGGCTGCTGTTTGCCACCCAGGCAGAAAAACAGCTTGCCGAAAATGAAGCGCGCCGGACCGTCGGCCAGATTGAAGGGCTGTTGCAGATGCGCGCAGCGGCAGACTGGCTGGAAGCGAAGCCACAGCTTGGCGTGTCGGTTTTTACGCGGGGCGGAACAGACGTGGATCGTAGTGATTCTGTACGGCAGGGGACGTATTTCAGTCTGATGGAAGCCTGTCTCAGTGTACTGGAGCGGGAACTGGCGCAGATTGAGTTCTCGGTTCCGATCTATCGGATTGATGTGCCTGCCTACTGGCGTGTGACCGATGCATTGGCCTTTATCCGAGCGAAAATGAGAAACGGAGCTTTCCGAAGCATATGGGACTGTGTTCCTGCGACGCCGTTTGCTGAGCCTGAGGGATTAATCGCTCGTCGAGCGGCTGTAGCTGCGACATTTGTGGCTGGGCTGGAATTGGTGCGGCAGGGAGACGCATCGATCGATACGGTCGTGTTTCCCATGGCATGA
- a CDS encoding dienelactone hydrolase family protein encodes MLDLARSGPEIAAVVAFHGNLSTDNPALAHAIRARVLAMNGADDTSTSSQFDGFLTEMYGSPAPWQFLAIGHAVHCFTEKEAVASSGLCRYDAQADAWSMHMARQKFLLALTIRDECPASVQIAWKSEPDPHHLSTVGNISPSSENGGYDARLSEHYGMLRATLGSYAA; translated from the coding sequence GTGCTGGATCTCGCGCGGTCCGGTCCGGAGATCGCAGCCGTGGTCGCGTTCCACGGCAATCTCTCGACGGATAATCCCGCCCTGGCACATGCGATCCGGGCACGGGTTCTTGCCATGAACGGGGCGGATGATACCTCGACCAGCTCCCAGTTTGACGGCTTCCTGACCGAAATGTACGGCAGCCCTGCCCCGTGGCAGTTTCTCGCCATCGGCCATGCTGTCCATTGCTTCACCGAAAAGGAGGCCGTGGCCTCATCCGGCCTATGCCGGTACGATGCGCAGGCAGATGCCTGGTCAATGCATATGGCTCGACAAAAGTTTCTCCTCGCATTGACGATCCGGGATGAATGTCCCGCTTCGGTCCAGATTGCGTGGAAGAGCGAACCAGATCCGCACCATTTATCTACTGTTGGGAATATCTCGCCTTCATCAGAAAACGGCGGATATGATGCCCGTCTTAGTGAACATTATGGAATGCTGCGGGCCACTCTGGGTTCATACGCAGCATAA
- a CDS encoding type ISP restriction/modification enzyme, with protein sequence MHVNFDSQPIYEGVEIDYGKGSLSPDNYRVTQMKYGKGKNKTILHYNDRITITGIPLEAYDYVVNGKPALDWVVERQCVKTDKASGIVNDANNWAIETMNDPRYPLDLFLRVITISLETMKIVKNLPALEILDN encoded by the coding sequence ATGCACGTAAATTTTGATAGCCAGCCCATCTATGAAGGCGTGGAGATTGACTACGGCAAAGGATCACTGTCACCTGACAACTATCGGGTGACACAGATGAAATACGGCAAGGGCAAGAACAAAACCATCCTGCATTACAATGACCGCATCACTATCACAGGTATCCCTCTGGAAGCCTACGACTACGTGGTGAACGGCAAGCCTGCCCTCGACTGGGTCGTAGAACGTCAATGCGTGAAGACCGACAAGGCCAGCGGTATCGTCAATGATGCCAATAACTGGGCCATCGAAACCATGAACGACCCCCGCTATCCGCTGGACCTGTTCCTGCGTGTCATCACGATCAGCCTGGAAACCATGAAGATTGTGAAGAACCTTCCAGCCCTGGAAATTCTGGACAACTGA
- a CDS encoding transposase produces MAETGRLLQAARPPTGLSPATARAYAASWRAFVGTQTVGLCFPVGPAAVAAWLDARAKAGRPRQSLVVDRAALTAWCAANGEGLDVALPATRVRQTGAGVDVASLLAAVRRCGPDLSGLRDRALLLLAAALDIGAEALARLTIEDITDTTDGMTVALLRPRSGRHQLRRLRRRRDLAVCPVRSWAAWRDAAQLRWGAAFRGIDVHGTVGDPLSVPGIRFVLDRALGRLDRPAHRARRTKSGSPPESSVRTPTRQRMLRPTPDWIRTTLTVSGPVDEVARFRAAARGPGIIPWQVDFDYEQARLLVPMAGRGAQAVTLARLLRQASERVHRIALQHQAAGTPACAFDLHRLVPVPGPLLEAGSDSRAAAAWLRAHWGTLLPLRRVEVEAPRDQRVRRSARLVYRFWSAEWTPWQALERVRTDWPELVFDIRPQYARADAEKTANAA; encoded by the coding sequence ATGGCTGAGACCGGCCGATTGCTGCAGGCGGCGCGGCCACCGACCGGCCTGTCGCCTGCTACGGCACGGGCCTACGCAGCGTCGTGGCGCGCCTTTGTCGGGACCCAGACAGTCGGCCTCTGTTTTCCGGTCGGCCCTGCCGCGGTGGCAGCGTGGCTGGACGCCCGGGCCAAGGCCGGGCGGCCGCGGCAGAGCCTGGTGGTGGATCGCGCGGCGCTGACAGCGTGGTGTGCCGCCAATGGCGAGGGGCTTGATGTTGCCCTGCCCGCTACGCGGGTGCGCCAGACCGGGGCCGGGGTCGATGTGGCTTCCCTGCTGGCCGCCGTGCGACGCTGCGGGCCCGACCTGTCCGGCCTGCGCGACCGGGCTTTGCTGCTGCTGGCGGCAGCGCTGGACATCGGTGCCGAGGCACTGGCCCGTCTGACCATCGAAGATATCACCGACACGACGGACGGCATGACCGTCGCCCTGCTACGGCCCCGGTCCGGGCGGCACCAGTTGCGCCGGTTGCGACGGCGCCGGGATCTGGCCGTCTGTCCGGTGCGGTCCTGGGCCGCCTGGCGCGATGCCGCGCAACTGCGCTGGGGGGCGGCGTTCCGGGGGATCGACGTCCATGGCACCGTCGGGGATCCGCTCTCGGTGCCCGGGATCCGGTTCGTGCTGGACCGGGCGCTGGGGCGCCTGGACCGTCCGGCTCACCGGGCGCGGCGGACAAAATCGGGGTCCCCGCCAGAGTCCTCAGTCCGGACGCCAACGCGTCAACGCATGCTGAGACCGACCCCGGACTGGATCCGGACAACGCTGACGGTAAGCGGTCCGGTAGACGAAGTGGCCCGGTTCCGGGCGGCGGCCCGGGGTCCGGGGATCATTCCCTGGCAGGTGGATTTTGACTACGAACAGGCCCGCCTGCTGGTGCCGATGGCGGGGAGGGGGGCGCAGGCGGTGACGCTGGCCCGTCTGCTGCGGCAGGCGTCCGAGCGCGTGCATCGGATCGCCCTGCAGCACCAGGCGGCGGGCACGCCCGCCTGTGCCTTTGACCTGCACCGGCTGGTGCCTGTTCCCGGTCCCCTTCTGGAAGCCGGGTCGGACTCCCGCGCGGCGGCGGCTTGGCTGCGAGCGCATTGGGGCACGCTGCTGCCGTTGCGTCGGGTGGAGGTCGAAGCCCCGCGCGACCAGCGCGTCCGCCGCAGCGCCCGGCTGGTCTACCGCTTCTGGTCGGCGGAATGGACGCCATGGCAGGCGCTGGAGCGGGTGCGGACGGACTGGCCAGAGCTGGTGTTCGACATCCGGCCGCAATACGCGCGGGCTGATGCCGAGAAGACCGCCAATGCTGCCTGA